A single window of Flavobacterium aestivum DNA harbors:
- a CDS encoding N-acetylmuramoyl-L-alanine amidase family protein has protein sequence MYKLNKIKIALTFLIVIMSTDSYSQFGNFKVTLDAGHGDHDFGAVYSGRVEKNIALAIVLKVGKILEAYPKIDVIYTRKTDVFIGLIERANIANRADANIFVSIHCNANKNTAADGTETYVMGMNKIASNLEAAKQENSVITMEKDYKQKYEGFDPNSPETMIGMTLMQEEYLENSISLASKVEDAFGKLGKKLRHGGVKQAPFMVLHKAYMPRVLIETGFVSNPVEGELLNSESGQDEIARAIADAIISYKLEYFGDGGNETLEEKPSQKLMESKNKTNDSSETNTPIIKKDTLGAVYKVQLSASKKNIALLPKNFKGLKNVSMVYEDKIYKYFFGETTDYAEAKNQLMEAKSKGYDSAFLVALRNGKKISIQEAIK, from the coding sequence ATGTATAAATTAAATAAAATAAAAATTGCATTAACATTTTTAATAGTAATTATGTCTACTGATTCTTATAGTCAGTTCGGTAATTTTAAAGTGACTTTGGATGCCGGACACGGGGATCATGACTTTGGAGCTGTTTATAGCGGAAGAGTTGAAAAAAATATTGCTTTGGCAATAGTTTTAAAAGTAGGTAAGATTTTAGAGGCATATCCTAAAATAGATGTTATATATACTCGAAAGACAGATGTTTTTATCGGTTTGATAGAAAGAGCCAATATAGCCAATAGAGCAGATGCCAATATTTTTGTGTCAATACATTGTAATGCAAACAAAAATACTGCTGCAGACGGAACAGAAACCTATGTTATGGGTATGAATAAGATTGCATCAAATCTTGAAGCTGCGAAACAAGAGAACTCTGTAATCACAATGGAGAAAGATTATAAACAAAAATATGAAGGTTTTGATCCTAATTCTCCAGAAACAATGATTGGTATGACTTTAATGCAAGAAGAGTATCTGGAAAACAGTATTTCATTGGCAAGTAAAGTAGAAGATGCTTTTGGAAAATTAGGTAAAAAGTTAAGACATGGCGGTGTAAAGCAAGCTCCTTTTATGGTACTACATAAAGCTTATATGCCTAGGGTATTAATAGAAACTGGATTTGTGTCTAATCCTGTTGAGGGAGAATTATTAAATTCCGAATCTGGTCAGGATGAAATCGCGAGAGCAATTGCAGATGCAATTATCAGTTATAAACTAGAATATTTTGGAGATGGGGGGAATGAGACTTTAGAAGAAAAGCCTTCTCAAAAATTAATGGAAAGTAAAAATAAAACGAACGATTCTTCAGAAACTAATACTCCAATTATAAAAAAAGACACTTTAGGGGCTGTTTATAAAGTTCAATTATCAGCCAGCAAAAAAAATATAGCTTTGTTACCTAAAAACTTTAAGGGGTTGAAAAATGTTTCAATGGTCTATGAAGATAAGATTTATAAATATTTTTTTGGTGAAACAACAGATTATGCAGAAGCAAAAAATCAATTAATGGAGGCTAAATCGAAAGGTTATGATTCAGCTTTTTTAGTTGCACTTAGAAATGGAAAAAAAATAAGCATACAGGAAGCGATTAAATAA
- a CDS encoding MlaD family protein, which yields MKITREIKTAILVLTSILLFIWGYSFLKGKDLFNNYKTFFVEYSNVEGLAPSAPVTINGLVVGKVRAITISEKGNLLVELQLSTDFPISKSSTATLYDGSLIGGKQVAIHPNFKDKVVAENGDYLVGEIEAGLMTSLGDKAAPVIAKVEKLMASADQLITSFNTVLDAKGQADLKKSLAELSATMEQFHKVAEGANVILDENKGQLKGVVSNFNKVSNNFVKISDSLNKADLGQTVKNLNTTLNKVDGLMKGIESGKGTMGKMMKDDALYANLEKTSKELELLLQDVRLNPTRYVNVSVFGKKNKPYVAPNDSITKVKN from the coding sequence TTGAAAATTACAAGAGAAATTAAAACTGCAATTTTAGTACTTACTTCAATTTTATTATTCATTTGGGGTTACAGTTTTCTAAAGGGTAAAGACCTTTTTAATAATTATAAAACATTTTTTGTTGAGTATTCAAATGTTGAAGGATTAGCACCTTCAGCTCCAGTAACTATAAATGGATTAGTTGTTGGTAAGGTTAGAGCAATAACAATTAGTGAGAAAGGGAATCTATTGGTAGAATTACAATTAAGCACCGATTTTCCTATTTCAAAATCAAGTACAGCCACACTATATGACGGAAGTCTTATAGGCGGGAAACAGGTAGCTATTCATCCTAATTTTAAAGACAAAGTTGTTGCTGAAAATGGAGATTATCTGGTTGGTGAGATAGAAGCAGGTTTGATGACTTCATTGGGAGACAAGGCAGCACCAGTTATTGCTAAAGTAGAGAAATTGATGGCTAGTGCAGATCAATTAATTACAAGCTTTAATACAGTTCTTGATGCCAAAGGTCAAGCTGATTTAAAAAAGAGCTTAGCAGAACTTAGCGCAACTATGGAGCAATTTCATAAAGTAGCTGAGGGTGCGAATGTGATTTTGGATGAAAACAAAGGACAATTAAAAGGAGTAGTTTCTAATTTTAATAAAGTTTCTAATAATTTCGTTAAGATTTCAGATTCATTGAATAAAGCTGATTTAGGACAAACAGTTAAAAATTTGAATACAACATTAAACAAAGTTGATGGTTTAATGAAAGGTATAGAATCTGGAAAAGGGACTATGGGTAAAATGATGAAGGACGACGCCTTATATGCAAACCTGGAAAAAACTTCCAAAGAGTTGGAATTGCTTTTACAGGATGTTAGATTAAATCCAACACGATATGTAAATGTTTCTGTTTTTGGAAAGAAAAACAAACCATATGTTGCTCCAAACGATTCTATAACAAAAGTAAAAAACTAG
- a CDS encoding (Fe-S)-binding protein yields the protein MSYLSSILFAIILIIGFGYFYSNVKKIIRNINLGTDVDRKDNAKARWRNMAMIALGQSKMVKRPVAGILHIIVYIGFVIINIELLEIIIDGLFGTHRIFAPIGVVYDVLIGSFEILAFLVLFAVSVFLIRRNIVKLRRFIHSDLKGWPKSDANYILYFEITLMTLFLLMNASDLHLQNVPGGFSHFIKAGSFPVSQFIAPVFNGMSNELVMMLNEGFWWLHIVGILVFMNYLYFSKHLHILLAFPNTYFANLKPQGQFDNLASVTAEVKLMMDPNADPFAAAPVSENEAPSKFGASDVQDLNWVQLLNAYTCTECGRCTSSCPANQTGKKLSPRKIMMDTRDRLEEVGKNIDANKGVFVPDNKSLLNDYITPEELWACTSCNACVEECPVNISPLSIIMDMRRYLVMEQSAAPMPLNAMMTNIENNGAPWQYSQQDRLNWKDEN from the coding sequence ATGAGTTATCTTAGTAGTATATTATTTGCCATAATATTGATTATTGGATTCGGGTATTTTTATTCAAATGTAAAAAAAATCATTAGGAATATAAATCTGGGTACTGATGTAGATCGTAAAGATAATGCAAAGGCACGTTGGAGAAATATGGCTATGATTGCTCTTGGGCAATCTAAAATGGTAAAAAGACCCGTAGCAGGGATACTTCACATAATAGTTTATATTGGATTTGTTATTATCAATATTGAATTATTAGAGATCATCATTGATGGTCTGTTTGGAACTCATAGAATTTTTGCTCCTATCGGAGTTGTATATGATGTTTTAATAGGTTCTTTTGAGATACTGGCTTTTTTAGTATTATTTGCGGTTAGTGTATTTTTGATAAGAAGAAATATAGTTAAACTAAGAAGATTTATTCATTCAGACTTGAAAGGTTGGCCAAAGAGTGATGCTAATTACATTTTGTATTTTGAAATCACTTTGATGACTTTGTTTTTATTAATGAATGCTTCTGATTTGCATTTACAAAATGTTCCTGGAGGATTCTCTCATTTTATAAAAGCAGGTTCATTTCCTGTAAGCCAATTTATTGCACCAGTTTTCAACGGTATGTCTAATGAGTTAGTCATGATGCTAAATGAAGGCTTTTGGTGGTTGCATATTGTAGGGATTTTGGTTTTTATGAATTATTTATATTTTTCTAAGCACCTACATATCTTATTGGCTTTCCCAAATACGTATTTTGCTAATTTAAAACCTCAAGGACAATTTGATAATTTAGCTTCTGTAACTGCTGAAGTAAAATTAATGATGGATCCGAATGCTGATCCTTTTGCAGCAGCGCCAGTTTCTGAAAATGAAGCCCCAAGTAAATTTGGTGCGAGCGATGTTCAGGATTTAAACTGGGTTCAGTTATTAAATGCTTATACCTGTACAGAATGCGGTCGTTGTACTTCTTCTTGTCCAGCCAATCAAACAGGTAAAAAATTGTCTCCTCGTAAAATTATGATGGATACCAGAGATAGATTGGAAGAAGTAGGTAAAAACATCGATGCCAATAAAGGTGTTTTTGTACCGGATAATAAATCATTATTAAACGATTATATTACTCCAGAAGAATTATGGGCTTGTACGTCTTGCAACGCTTGTGTAGAAGAATGCCCAGTAAATATTAGTCCACTTTCTATCATCATGGATATGAGACGTTATCTGGTTATGGAGCAAAGTGCTGCACCAATGCCTTTAAATGCGATGATGACTAATATTGAGAATAATGGAGCACCATGGCAATACAGTCAGCAAGATCGTTTGAATTGGAAAGACGAAAATTAG
- a CDS encoding (Fe-S)-binding protein, translating to MSENLVVPTMAEMLAQGKQPEVLFWVGCAGSFDDRAKKITKAFVRILNRANVSFAVLGTEESCTGDPAKRAGNEFLFQMQAMMNIEVLNAYEAKKIVTACPHCFNTLKNEYPELGGHYEVVHHTEFLKSLLDSGRLTIEGGQFKGKRITFHDPCYLGRANNVYEAPRDLIQKLDAELIEMKRSKANGLCCGAGGAQMFKDAEPGNKEINVERTEDALETKPDIIAAGCPFCNTMMTDGVKNKEREGDVKVMDVAELIANAQDL from the coding sequence ATGTCAGAAAATTTAGTTGTGCCAACAATGGCCGAAATGCTAGCCCAAGGAAAACAACCAGAAGTTTTATTTTGGGTAGGTTGTGCAGGAAGTTTTGACGATAGAGCAAAGAAAATAACAAAAGCATTTGTGCGAATTCTAAATCGTGCCAATGTTTCTTTTGCTGTTTTAGGTACAGAAGAAAGTTGTACTGGAGATCCGGCAAAAAGAGCAGGAAATGAATTTTTGTTTCAAATGCAAGCGATGATGAATATCGAAGTGCTAAATGCTTATGAAGCCAAAAAAATTGTTACTGCTTGTCCGCATTGTTTTAATACTTTGAAAAATGAATACCCTGAATTGGGAGGACATTATGAAGTAGTGCATCATACAGAATTTCTTAAATCATTATTAGACTCAGGTCGTTTAACGATTGAGGGAGGACAATTTAAAGGAAAACGAATTACTTTCCATGATCCTTGTTATTTAGGTAGAGCGAATAATGTATATGAGGCCCCAAGAGATTTAATTCAGAAACTGGATGCTGAATTGATCGAAATGAAACGATCAAAAGCTAACGGTTTATGTTGTGGAGCTGGAGGTGCACAAATGTTTAAAGATGCTGAACCAGGTAATAAAGAAATCAATGTTGAAAGAACAGAAGATGCTTTAGAAACAAAACCAGATATTATTGCAGCAGGTTGCCCATTTTGTAACACCATGATGACAGACGGTGTTAAAAATAAAGAAAGAGAAGGCGATGTTAAAGTAATGGATGTAGCCGAATTGATTGCCAACGCTCAGGATTTGTAA
- a CDS encoding phosphatase PAP2 family protein → MAIRKFVLLMLLPVWGSLFAQTTSKINFQDSIVHDSSAAKQLKFNVKQLILPVTFIGFGAIGINSDQLKKLNSEISEEVTEHIDKRITIDDFLQYAPAASVYALGAFGVEGKNNLKDKSIILGTSFLIMTTVVTGLKVVTKVERPDLTSNNSFPSGHTATAFMGAEFLYQEYKDVSIWYGVSGYAIATFTGAFRMYNNRHWLTDVVAGAGIGILSAKAGYWLFPTVNKLFTSKSNPNKKSAFIPYYDGKQVGFGYISSF, encoded by the coding sequence ATGGCGATAAGAAAATTTGTTTTACTAATGTTATTGCCGGTATGGGGTTCCTTATTTGCACAAACAACATCTAAAATAAATTTTCAAGATTCAATAGTTCATGATTCGAGTGCCGCTAAACAATTAAAGTTTAATGTCAAGCAATTAATACTTCCAGTTACTTTTATAGGGTTTGGAGCAATTGGAATCAATAGTGACCAATTGAAAAAGCTGAACTCTGAAATCAGTGAAGAAGTCACAGAGCACATCGATAAGCGAATAACAATTGATGATTTTCTACAATACGCTCCAGCAGCTTCAGTTTATGCTTTAGGCGCTTTTGGAGTTGAAGGAAAAAATAATCTTAAAGATAAATCGATTATTCTTGGTACTTCCTTTTTGATAATGACTACAGTTGTTACAGGATTAAAAGTTGTTACTAAAGTTGAAAGACCAGATCTTACAAGCAATAATTCTTTTCCATCAGGACATACGGCAACGGCCTTTATGGGAGCCGAATTTCTATATCAGGAATATAAAGATGTCTCTATTTGGTATGGAGTTTCAGGATATGCTATAGCCACTTTTACAGGAGCATTTAGAATGTATAATAATCGGCATTGGCTCACAGATGTAGTTGCAGGTGCAGGAATCGGAATACTGAGTGCGAAAGCGGGGTATTGGTTGTTTCCAACAGTAAATAAATTATTCACATCAAAAAGTAATCCAAACAAGAAATCTGCGTTTATTCCTTATTATGACGGAAAGCAAGTAGGGTTTGGATATATTTCTTCTTTTTAA
- a CDS encoding ABC transporter ATPase, whose protein sequence is MYVPFENLPDESRIWIYQSNRKFSDDEFSEIETDLKSFLNEWAAHGSSLESSCLLKYNRFIIIAVNQEVQAATGCSIDSSVEFIQSLEKKYNVDLLDKMNVTFKLGEHIAHKPLIDFKKMVKDKAVTENTIVFNNLVNNIEEFKESWEVPAMDSWHSRFF, encoded by the coding sequence ATGTACGTTCCTTTTGAAAATTTACCGGACGAATCCAGAATTTGGATTTATCAATCGAATAGAAAATTTTCGGATGATGAATTTTCTGAAATCGAAACTGATTTGAAATCGTTTCTTAACGAATGGGCAGCTCATGGAAGTAGCCTGGAATCTTCTTGTTTGTTGAAATACAATCGATTTATTATAATCGCAGTAAATCAGGAAGTGCAAGCAGCAACAGGTTGTTCTATTGATTCATCAGTTGAGTTTATCCAAAGCTTAGAGAAAAAATACAATGTAGATTTATTGGATAAAATGAATGTGACCTTCAAGCTAGGAGAACACATCGCACACAAACCATTGATTGATTTCAAGAAAATGGTAAAAGATAAAGCCGTTACCGAAAATACAATAGTCTTTAATAATTTGGTTAACAATATAGAAGAATTCAAAGAATCTTGGGAAGTTCCCGCTATGGATAGTTGGCATAGTCGATTTTTTTAA
- a CDS encoding phosphatase PAP2 family protein, translating to MSKIISLFALFFCFSISNAQNSDIDLLKKINLNRNTNLESTMIGITNSALPVSIGTPVIIYTVGLIEKDSVTKKKAIFIGESLAASAFISFALKKITKRERPYVTYPEIDNVTEESSYSFPSAHTSSAFATATSLSMAYPKWYVIAPSFLWAGAVGYSRMYLGVHYPTDVLAGAIVGSGSAFLCYKLNKWINKKRSPHQKKLWE from the coding sequence ATGTCTAAAATTATTTCCCTTTTTGCATTGTTTTTTTGTTTTTCAATTTCTAATGCTCAAAATTCTGATATAGATCTTTTAAAAAAAATAAATCTAAACAGAAATACTAATCTCGAATCAACAATGATTGGGATTACTAATAGTGCTTTGCCGGTGAGTATTGGTACACCTGTAATTATTTATACAGTTGGATTAATAGAAAAAGATAGTGTCACAAAGAAAAAAGCAATTTTTATAGGGGAATCTTTGGCAGCATCAGCATTTATTTCTTTTGCCTTAAAAAAAATTACAAAAAGGGAAAGACCCTATGTAACCTATCCAGAAATAGATAATGTTACAGAGGAATCAAGCTATTCTTTTCCTTCAGCTCATACTTCATCAGCTTTTGCTACAGCAACATCATTAAGTATGGCTTATCCAAAATGGTATGTAATTGCTCCATCTTTCTTGTGGGCAGGTGCTGTAGGATATTCACGTATGTACTTGGGAGTACATTATCCTACCGATGTTCTGGCAGGTGCAATTGTGGGTAGTGGTTCGGCTTTTTTGTGTTATAAATTGAATAAATGGATTAATAAAAAGAGATCTCCACATCAAAAAAAGCTTTGGGAGTAA